A window from Flavobacterium gyeonganense encodes these proteins:
- a CDS encoding DUF1579 domain-containing protein codes for MKNLFITLILVLCFSSCKKEVKTVLETTNPADSIKAEDTMAEKPLDSAAQMKAWMDYATPGSPHKMMADETGTWNCDMTFWEEEGGKPEKASSTANIKMILGGRYQEANYKGTMMGQPFEGKSTLAYNNASKEYTTTFIDNMGTGMMVATGKYDEKTKSMELKGDMVNPINGKKTPYREVYTIVDARTRKMEMYDTKNDKEYKSMEIIMKKK; via the coding sequence ATGAAAAACTTGTTTATAACACTGATATTAGTTTTGTGTTTTTCTTCCTGTAAAAAAGAAGTAAAAACGGTATTAGAAACTACTAATCCTGCCGATAGCATAAAAGCAGAAGATACAATGGCTGAAAAACCTTTAGATTCTGCTGCACAAATGAAAGCCTGGATGGATTATGCAACACCGGGTTCTCCTCATAAAATGATGGCAGATGAGACCGGAACATGGAATTGTGATATGACTTTTTGGGAAGAGGAAGGAGGTAAACCTGAAAAGGCAAGTTCTACGGCAAATATAAAAATGATCCTCGGTGGCCGTTATCAGGAAGCCAATTACAAGGGAACGATGATGGGACAGCCATTTGAAGGAAAATCTACACTAGCCTATAACAATGCAAGTAAAGAATATACCACTACTTTTATTGATAACATGGGAACCGGTATGATGGTTGCCACAGGAAAATATGATGAAAAGACAAAAAGTATGGAACTTAAAGGCGACATGGTAAATCCGATAAACGGAAAAAAAACACCATATCGTGAAGTCTACACTATCGTGGATGCTAGAACACGTAAAATGGAAATGTACGATACAAAAAATGATAAGGAATATAAAAGCATGGAAATCATTATGAAGAAGAAATAG
- a CDS encoding DUF4837 family protein, translating to MNKTHFLFLLVCVLLVSCFQKNENKEKEKPGKTNTISIIIDDQLWYGEVGDSIRNKFASPVLGLTQEEPLFTINQYPAKLLEGFVTDSRSIIVVKKSAVDKFEVKTNDKTLPHNTFRIYGKSIEDLICSIEMNSPEIIRAIRETEIKKVQQDNSKSLLNPAVIKNKFHIDLQIPVGYEYMLHKKNFIWLKKEIISGNTSLLIYQIPLNGLTKNLDVVGNIIRMRDSVGHYIKGREPNTHMITGEDYAPYFSITNLNGKKAFETKGTWELKNDFMTGPFINYAIIDEAYNRILVIEGFCYSPSNQERDLMLELEAIIKSVKIEKR from the coding sequence ATGAATAAAACCCATTTTTTGTTTCTGCTAGTTTGCGTTTTACTGGTTTCCTGTTTTCAAAAGAACGAAAACAAGGAAAAGGAAAAACCAGGAAAAACTAATACAATTTCTATCATTATTGACGATCAGTTGTGGTATGGCGAAGTTGGTGACAGCATCCGAAATAAATTTGCTTCACCGGTTTTGGGTCTTACACAAGAAGAGCCCTTGTTTACAATCAATCAATATCCGGCAAAACTCCTTGAAGGTTTTGTAACCGATAGCCGAAGTATTATTGTAGTTAAAAAGTCAGCCGTAGACAAATTTGAGGTTAAAACCAATGATAAAACTTTGCCTCACAATACTTTCAGGATCTACGGAAAATCAATTGAAGACCTCATTTGCAGTATCGAAATGAATTCTCCAGAAATTATTCGGGCAATTCGGGAAACCGAGATCAAGAAAGTACAGCAGGATAACAGCAAATCACTTTTGAATCCTGCCGTTATTAAAAATAAGTTTCATATTGATCTTCAAATCCCGGTCGGATATGAATATATGCTGCACAAAAAAAATTTCATCTGGCTTAAAAAAGAAATTATTAGTGGTAATACAAGCCTGCTTATTTATCAGATTCCGTTAAACGGGCTTACTAAAAATCTTGACGTTGTAGGTAATATTATCAGAATGCGTGACTCTGTAGGGCATTACATTAAAGGGCGTGAACCCAATACACATATGATTACGGGCGAAGATTATGCGCCTTATTTCTCAATTACAAATTTAAACGGTAAAAAGGCTTTTGAAACCAAAGGAACCTGGGAATTAAAAAACGATTTTATGACAGGACCTTTTATCAATTACGCCATAATTGATGAAGCTTACAATCGAATTTTGGTCATTGAAGGTTTCTGTTATTCACCATCAAATCAGGAACGGGATTTAATGTTAGAATTAGAAGCCATTATAAAATCAGTCAAAATAGAGAAGAGATAA